The genome window CTGGAGCGCTGCCACAGCTTCAAGGACAAGACCTCCCGTGGCATCGCCGCCAACCACGGTCTCTTCGCCTATCCGGTGCTGATGGCGGCGGATATCCTGCTCTATCAGAGCGAGAAGGTGCCGGTAGGCAAGGATCAGAAACAGCACGTGGAAGTGACCCGCGATATCGCCATCAAGTTCAACAACGAGTATGGCGACATCTTCACCCTGCCGGAACCGGAGATCGACGAGGACGTCGCCACGGTGCCGGGGCTCGACGGGCAGAAGATGAGCAAGAGCTACGGCAACACCATCGACCTCTTTCAGGAGGAAAAGGCCCTGCGCAAGCAGATCATGCGCATCGTCACCGACCCGACCCCGGTGGAAGAGCCGAAAAATCCCGACACCTGCAACGTCTTCCAGATCTACCGGCTGTTCATGGACAAGGAGCAGGAAGCTGACCTTCGCCGCCGCTACGAAGCGGGGGGGATGGGCTACGGCGAGGTCAAGGAAGAGCTGTTCGTGACGGTGCGGGATTTCTTCGCCCCCTATGCCGAACGGCGCAAGGAACTGCTGGCCAACACCGATGAACTGCGGAGCATCCTCGCGCAAGGGGCGGAGAAGGCCCGCCACACGGCGCTGAAAACCCTGCGCAAGGTGCGCAAGAAAACCGGCCTGGCCTACTGAAATCCCCCGCCGCCCTTGAGACCGGGGTGAGCTCTGGCATAATGGGGAGGCGAGCGCGACGCGAAACGGAACTCACCGAGAAAGGGAGGACACCATGGGCGTTGAGCGAAAATGGTTCTGTACCTGCGGCGGCACCCCGCTGGAACTGGAAATCCCGACCACTCCGGTCAGCGAAGATGAAGTCGACGAACCGGTCTGCCGGCGCTGCGGCGCGAGTCCCTCCTCCGATCCCCGCAAAACCCTCTACTACCAGGATGTCGAAACGCGGGAGGACTGAGTCTTCAGTCCTCCCGCTGCCGGGTAAAGAAAACGAAAGCCATGGCCGGACGCTTGCTCCCCTCGCGCATGGCAAACTGCATGCCGTCGTAGCGCCAGCCTTCGGCGACCCAGCGATTGAGAATAGCTTCCAGATTCTCGTCGGTGACCACCGACTCTTCGATGACCTTGTATTCGAGTGTCGCCATACCCATTCCCTCCCTGTCCGGTTCCCGGACTTATCTTATCGCGAAAGCCCCTCTCCCAGGCAACCCCTTCCGTCCTCCCTCCGCCCGCATTCGGTAAAAATTCTGCCGAAACAGCCCTTTATCCCCCCAAAAGAATAAGAGCGACGGAGCAGGAACGCCTTTTCGTAACGCCTTTTTAAAAAATTAACAGTTTGTTTTTCAACCTGAAAAATTTCTCTATAGCGCAGAAAACTCGCCCATCGGCCTGGGATAAAGTGCGATATTTCAAAAAAATTTATATTGACATGATTTTATAACGACGTATTATAGCGCGGACCGAAACACCCAATGGATGGCAAAATCTACCAAGGGATGACGAAAAAATCCATACTTATCAAAAAATGTTTGATCATAGGTAATTCCGCTGCCCTCCCCCGCCCTCGGGGAGGGCATATCGGCCAAAAAAGGAGGTGAAATCAAGCAGCAAAACCGGCAGCGGATCCCTTACCTCTATCTGCAAACCCTCGAAAGCAGTCGGGGCCCTCGAACCAAAACCACCCGACTTTTCCTCATCGTTTCAAAAAGGAGTAACCATGGGACACGGACCAGCAGTCAAACTCGGCAAAGACAACGCCTCGGCCTACAAAACCCGCCTGGGCGTGCAAATGTTCATCTTCTACACCCTCTTTTACGCAGGCTTCATGCTCATCAACACGGTCAAACCCTCACTCATGGAAATGACCATCGGCGGCGTCAACCTGGCGATCATCTACGGCCTCGGCCTGATCGTCTGTGCCTTCATCCTGGCCATGATCTACAACCGTCTCTGCACCGCGGCAGAGACGCGCATGAATAAATAAGGGGGATTTAACCAATGATCTACGCACAGTCTCCGTTGGCTATCGCCCTCTTTCTCGGTTTCGTTCTCTTTGTCGTTGGCCTCTCCTTCTACCTGGGGCGCCGCACCACCTCGTCAGCCGGCTACTATGCCGCCGGCGGCAACATCCACTGGTTCACCAATGGTATAGCCTTCGCCGGCGACTACCTCTCGGCCGCGTCGTTCCTCGGCATCTGCGGCATGATCGCCACCGCCGGTTATGATGGCTGGATGTACGCCATCGGTTACCTGGCGGGTTGGATGGTCGCCCTCTTCCTGGTCGCGGAGCCGATGAAGCGCCTGGGTAAATACACCTTTACCGACGCCCTCGACTCCAAATTCAACAGCAAGGGCATCCAGCTGATGGCCGCCATCAGCACCCTGATCGTCTCGGTCTTCTACCTGATTCCGCAGATGGTCGGTGCCGGCACCCTGGTGACCCCGCTCCTCGGCCTGCCCCATGCCGCCGGCGTCATCATCGTCGGCGTGGTCGTGACCATCATCGTCGCCACCGCCGGTATGGCCTCGACCACCTACGTGCAGTTCATGAAGGGCGGTCTGCTGATTATCTTCTCCACCATCCTGGTCATCGCCGTCCTCACTCGCGGCCTCTCCACCGCTCCCGACCAGGGCGGCGACAAGCCTTACCACAACTTCGTCACCCTGCAGGCGACGATGACCGAAAGCGGCAGCCTGGAAGTTTCCGAGGCTGGCTACGCCCCTGCCGCCGACTGGAATTCTTCGGCCCTGCGCGAAGCCGGTTTCGTTAAATTGACCAAGGACGGCATCCCCAGCATCTGGGTAATGAAAGAGACCAGCGCCGGCACCTTCGAACTGGAGGAAACCCTCTACAAGGCGACCCTCGCCAATGGTGAAACCTCCTACAACGGCGGCACTGCCGAAGAAGGCAAGTTCTTCCCCGTCGGCCACATGAAGGAAATCAACTACAAAGGTGAAACCGTCGCCGAGACCGGCGCCATCGGCCCCTTCGCCTTCCTCAAAACCATGCAGAACAGCACCGTCGTTCTCTGGGGATCGAAGATCATCAAGGACGCCGGCGACACCTACACCATCTATTACCAGAAGCCGACTCCCGGCAGCCAGGTGCTGCGCCCGGGCCTGAAGTTCAAGGTCGATAACGCCACCTTCTCCCAGAAATTCAACTTCATCTCGTTGATGCTGGCGCTCTTCTGCGGTACCGCCGCCCTGCCCCACATCCTGATCCGCTACTACACCGTGCCGAGCCAGGCTGCGGCCCGTAAGTCGACCATCGTCGCCATCGCCGCCATCGGCTTCTTCTACATCCTCACGGTCTTCATGGGCATCGGCGCCATGACCAACGGCGTCATCAACATCATGGACAACAACATGTCCGCCCCGCTGTTGGCTCTTTCCTTCGGCGTGGTACTCTTCGCGATCATCTCGTCCATCGCCTTCGCCACCGTCCTCGGCACCGTCTCCGGTCTGATCGTCGCCGCCTCCGGCGCTGTCGCCCACGACCTGATGGACAACTTCCTTGGCATGAAGATGACCGACACGGGCAAGGTTCTGGCGGGCAAGATCTCGGCCGTGGTCGTCGGCTGCATCGCCATCTACCTGGGCATCGTCTTCGAGGGGATGAACGTCTCCTTCCTCGTCGGCTGGGCCTTCGCCCTGGCGGCTTCCGCCAACCTGCCGGCGATCCTGATGCTGCTCTTCTGGAAGAAGACGACCGCCAAGGGTGTGGCCTGGTCGATCGGCGTCGGCCTGGTTTCGGCCATGGGCCTGATTCTCATCAGCCCTGACATGTACATCCGCTACGGCCTGCTCCCCAGCGACGCGCCGATCTCCTTCAACAGCCCGGCGGCGATTTCCATCCCCCTGAGCTTCCTTGCCCTGGTGATCGTCTCGCTGATGACCCAGAAGGACGTGGTCCCCGAAGAAGCGGCCGAAACCGCCTGATTTTAAATGGGGTTGTCAGCAACCCAGCGATTTGCCATACTGTGGGCCGCCCTCAAGGCGGCCCACTTTTTTTCGAGGATTGCCCATGAAACGTTTTCGCTTTACTCTGCTCGCCATCTGCCTGGTCCTCCTCTTTCTCGGTTGGACGGAGATTTCCTTCTTTCTGCGCAACCGCGCACCCCTGGCGGTGACCATCACCGAACTGGAACAAGGCGCCGAAACCCGGGAATGGCTCCATATCACCGGCGGCAGCCTCGATCTTCTCGGGGCAATTTCCACCTCGGGGAGCATCGAACTCGACGCCCTGCTCATTCCCTTAAAGAGCGACCCCGCCGCCCCTGGCTTTCAGGTGCTGGTCGAAACCCGCGACCCGGCCCTGCTCGACCTCTTCGGCACCTATCATTTCCGCCAGGATTCGGAAACGGAGCAACGGCGTTTTCTTGAAGAAAACCGTGAACGCTTCACCATCCGCCGCGACCTGACCGGCACCAAAGTCGGCGGCCTGATCGCCAGCGGCAACCGCGACAAGCTCGTGAAGTTGACCCAGGAACTCGGCACGCCCGTGGCGGAAAACATCCTTTTCGTTTCCGAGGGCAAAGAACCGGGCAAATGGCGGGGCTTCTTCTTTTTCGGCGTCGGACTCCTCGGGCTGCTCAAGGTTCTGCTCAAATGGCCTAAAGCGTCGCCCCCCGAATCGGTATGAGCGACGGCGCGCTGATCGACATTCGCCGCCTGGAAATTTTCTGCCGGGTCGTCGAACAGCAAAGCTTCACCAAGGCGGCAGAGGCGACCCTGCTGGCACAGCCGACGGTGAGCGAGCACATTCGTCTGCTGGAAGAATCCCTCGGCGAAAAGCTCCTCGACCGCCTCGGCCGCCAGGTTCTGCCCACCCCCGCCGGTGACATTCTCTACCGCTACGCCCGCCGCATGCTGCGACTGCGGGACGAAGCGGTGCAGGCCCTGGCCGACTTTCGCGGAAAACTCTCCGGCCATCTGACCATCGGTGCCAGCACCATCCCCGGGGCCTACCTGCTGCCGCCGCTGATCCGTCGTTTCAAGGAAGAGCATCCAGAGATCCGCCTGACCCTGCGTATCGCCGGCAGCGGCCGGATTCGCCAGGACCTGGCTCAGGGCGAGCTGGAATTGGCGATTATCGGCGACCAGGGCAGACATCCGGATCTGACGGCCCGGGAAATCTTCGCCGATGAACTGATCCTGGCGGCGCCCCCCGGCCACCCCCTGACCCGGCAGGAGAAAGTCGCCCCCGCCGACCTTTGCCGCCACCCTTTCCTGATGCGGGAAGAAGGTTCCGGCACCCGCGACGTCATGACCCGCGCCCTCGGCGAAGCGGGGTTCGACCCGGCGCGGCTCGACGTCGTCGCCGAGATGGGGAGCAGCGACGCCATCCGGCAGGGGATCAAAGCCGGGCTCGGCCTCTCCATCCTCTCCAACCTGGCAGTGGAAGAGGATCTGAAAAACGGCGCCCTGGTGCGGATTCCCCTAACCGGCGTGCCCATGACCCGCCCCTTTTATCTGGTTCAGCGCAAGAATCGCCAACTCACCCCCCTGGCGCAAACCTTCCTCGATTTCCTTCCGGCCCACCCCTAGAGCCCCACGCGTCGTCAGCCTCGCCCACATCGACAGAACGCCCCCGCAATAGCTTTTACCTATCGCAAGCATCATTTCTTTCACGATTTCCTATTTGCTTCCCGGCGCCGGTTCGGTTAGCGTTGCGCCCGTTCTCGATTCGACTTCATCCCGGGGAAACACCATGTCTTCATCCCGCTTGCCGGGCCTGGCCAATCTTCTCCTGCGCCTCTTTCTGGGGGGATTGTTCCTCTGGTCGGGGGTGGTCAAGCTGGCCGATCCAAAAGCCTTCGCTGCCGTTATCTCCCGCTACGACCTGGTGCCCGAACCCTTACTGCCGGTTGTCGCCATCGGCCTCCCTTTGCTTGAAGTGCTGGCGGGACTGGCGACGGCCCTGAATCGGCGCGGCGGACTGGAGGGGATCGTCGCCATGCTGCTCCTTTTCATCGCCGTCCTCTGGTTCGGCATCCTGCACAATCTCGACATCGACTGCGGCTGTTTTTCCAGCGCCGAACTGGGTGAACAGGACGGTCTGCGCGAAGCCTTCATCCGCGACTGGTTCTTGCTGGCTTTGGCCTTTTATCTGCTGTACGTCCGTTACCGGCACAGCCGGCCACGAACCCAACCCCATCCCAAGGAGACCAACATGAAAAAACTGGCTGCCATCCTCTTTCTCGCCGTCGCTCTCGGCGCTTCCGCCACCGCTCCCGCCCAGGCCGCCTGGGGCAAAAAGGAAGTGGAAACGGAAAAAATTGCCGCGACCTTCGCCCGTGAAGTCGCGCGCGGCGGCTACGGTATCGTCACCACCGATGAACTGAACGGCTGGGTCAAGGAAAACAAGGCGATGCTCATCATCGACACCATGCCCTTCGCCGACAGCTACGTGAAGCAGCACATACCCGGCGCGACGCAGTTCGAGTTCCCCATCCCGGAAATGACCGAGATCGACGAGGCGACCCAGGCCAAATTCCTGGAACTGCTCGGACCCGATCTGAATCGCCCTCTGGTCTTCTACTGCGGCTTCACCAAATGCACCCGCTCCCACAACGGCGCCCTGTGGGCGGTCAAACTCGGCTACACCAATGTCTACCGCTGCCCTGGCGGCATCAAGGCCTGGGACGAAGCGGGCTTCCCGGTGGCCAAGGGCGAAAAGTAGATCAACCCCTTTGCCCAACGCAAAAATCCCCTCCGGCCGGTGCCGCGAGGGGATTTTTGCGTTGAATCCATCGAGAAGGATTTTCAAAACTTGGCGTTGCCCGGGGTGCGCGGAAAAGGGATGACGTCGCGGATGTTTTCCATACCGGTCAGATACATGATCAGGCGCTCGAAGCCGAGACCGAAACCGGCGTGGGGACAACTCCCCCAGCGGCGGATGTCGAGGTACCAGGGGAGGCTTTCCGGCACGATCTTACACGCCGCCATGCGTTGCAACAGCACGTCGTGCCGGTCCTCCCGCTGGCTGCCACCGATGATCTCGCCAACCCGGGGAACGAGGAGGTCCATGGCCGCCACGGTCTTGCCGTCGTCATTGAGGCGCATGTAAAAAGCCTTGATCGCCGCCGGATAGTCGGTGACGAAGACCGGCCCGCCCACCACTTTTTCCGTCAGATAGCGCTCGTGTTCCGATTGCAGGTCGCAGCCCCACTCCACCGGAAATTCGAAGCTCTGGCCGGAGCTTTGCAGCCTCTCGACCGCTTCGCTGTAACTGATGCGCTCGAAGCGGGCCGTGGCCAGGGCTTCGAGCTTGGCGAGCAGCCCCTTTTCGACCCGCTCGTCGAAAAAAGCAAGGTCTTCGCCGCATTCATTGAGGGCGAAGGTCACCAGGTAGCGGAGGAAATCCTCGGCCAGGGCGCAGTCGCCGGCGAGATCGCAGAAGGCCATCTCCGGCTCGATCATCCAGAATTCCGAAGCGTGGCGGCTGGTGTGGGAGTTTTCGGCACGAAAGGTCGGGCCGAAGGTGTAGATGTCGGCAAAGGCGGTGGCGAAGAGTTCCCCCTGCAACTGGCCGCTGACGGTCAATCCGGCCTTTTCGCCGAAGAAATCCTCGGCCCAGTCGACCTTCGCCTCCTTGACGGGTGGCTTCAGGGGATCGAGGGTGGTGACCCGGAACATCTCCCCGGCCCCTTCGCAGTCGTTGGCGGTGATGATCGGGGTGTGAACGTAGAGGAAGCCCCGTTCGCGGAAGAAGTTGTGGATGGCGAAAGAGAGGGCGCTGCGCACCCGAAAGACCGCGCCGAAGGTATTGGAGCGCGGGCGCAGGTGGGCGATGGTGCGCAGGTATTCGAGGCTGTGGCGCTTTTTCTGCAGAGGGTACTCTTCATCGGCATCGCCGAGGATCTCGACCCGCGCCGCCTTCACCTCCCAGCGCTGGCCGGACGCCGGCGACGGCACCAGCGTGCCGGCGACAGCGACGCAGGCGCCGGTGCCAAGGCGGGCGGCCTCTTCGAAACCAGCCATGGTTGGCTCCAGCACGATCTGGATGGAGGCAAAGCAGGAGCCGTCGTTGAGGGCGAGAAAAGCCACCTCCTTGCTCCGGCGTACCGTCCGCACCCAGCCCTTGACGCAGAGTTCGGAAACCTCCCGCTCGGCAGCCAGGGCGTCCTTAATCCGGGTCCGAGGCGGATATATCGTCGTCATTAGCCGACTCCTTTGCAGAAAAATCGCGGCAGAAAAAGCGGCCTCTCGCCCGCTCCTTACAGTCGCTAGAGCACGCGGAGAACACAGAGAACCCCGAAATTTCTGAAGATTTTCTCTGCGTCCTCTGCGTGCTCAAGAGAGCGAAGCGAACGGGAGCGAGGCCGCTTTTGCCCTTATCAGTTATGCTCCCGCGTCTTGTGGAACTTCACCTCCGGCCACTGCTCGGCGACGTGGCCGAGGCGCCAATCGCTGGAGGCGAGGTAGGTCAGATTGCCTTCGGCGTCGAGGGCCAGGCTGCCCTGGTTTTTCTTCTCGAACTCGGCCAGCTTCTTCTTGTCTGCGCACTCGATCCAGCGAGCGGTGGCGTATTCGATCCCTTCGTAGAGGGCGTCGACCCCGTATTCGTTTTTGAGACGCGAGACGATGACATCGAACTGCAAGACGCCGACGGCGCCGAGGATGTAGTCGGAAGAGATTAACGGCCGGAAGAGCTGCACTGCCCCCTCCTCGGCGAGCTGCACCAGCCCCTTTTCCAGCTGCTTGACCTTGAGCGGATTCTTCAGCCGAACCCGACGGAAATGTTCCGGGGCGAAGCTGGGGATGCCGGTGAACTTGAGGGGTTCCTTGTCGGTGAAGGTGTCGCCGATCTTGATGGTGCCGTGGTTATGCACGCCGATGATGTCGCCGGGGTAGGCCTCCTCGACATTGCTGCGGTCCTGGGCCATGAAGATGGTGGCGTTAGAGACGTTGATATCCTTGCCGATGCGGTGGTGGCGCATCTTCATCCCCCGGGTGAATTTGCCGGAGCAGATGCGCATGAAAGCGATGCGGTCGCGATGCATCGGGTCCATGTTCGCCTGGATCTTGAAGACGAAACCGGAAAAGGCCTCTTCGTAGGGGGAAACTTCGCGGGTGGTCGTCTGCCGGGCGCTGGGACCCGGAGCCAGCTCGACGAAGGCGTCGAGCAGTTCGCGCACGCCAAAGTTGTTGATGGCACTGCCGAAGAAGACCGGGGTCTGGTTGCCCTTCAGGTACTCTTCCAGTTCGAAGGGATTGGCCGCC of Desulfuromonas acetexigens contains these proteins:
- the trpS gene encoding tryptophan--tRNA ligase, which encodes MRVLSGIQPSGSLHLGNFFGMMKKMIEHQENHELFCFIANYHAMTSVSDGKALAKGTLEAAANFLALGMDPEKSIFWVQSDVPEVQELTWALSNFTPMGLLERCHSFKDKTSRGIAANHGLFAYPVLMAADILLYQSEKVPVGKDQKQHVEVTRDIAIKFNNEYGDIFTLPEPEIDEDVATVPGLDGQKMSKSYGNTIDLFQEEKALRKQIMRIVTDPTPVEEPKNPDTCNVFQIYRLFMDKEQEADLRRRYEAGGMGYGEVKEELFVTVRDFFAPYAERRKELLANTDELRSILAQGAEKARHTALKTLRKVRKKTGLAY
- a CDS encoding DUF4177 domain-containing protein, coding for MATLEYKVIEESVVTDENLEAILNRWVAEGWRYDGMQFAMREGSKRPAMAFVFFTRQRED
- a CDS encoding DUF485 domain-containing protein; this encodes MGHGPAVKLGKDNASAYKTRLGVQMFIFYTLFYAGFMLINTVKPSLMEMTIGGVNLAIIYGLGLIVCAFILAMIYNRLCTAAETRMNK
- a CDS encoding cation acetate symporter — translated: MIYAQSPLAIALFLGFVLFVVGLSFYLGRRTTSSAGYYAAGGNIHWFTNGIAFAGDYLSAASFLGICGMIATAGYDGWMYAIGYLAGWMVALFLVAEPMKRLGKYTFTDALDSKFNSKGIQLMAAISTLIVSVFYLIPQMVGAGTLVTPLLGLPHAAGVIIVGVVVTIIVATAGMASTTYVQFMKGGLLIIFSTILVIAVLTRGLSTAPDQGGDKPYHNFVTLQATMTESGSLEVSEAGYAPAADWNSSALREAGFVKLTKDGIPSIWVMKETSAGTFELEETLYKATLANGETSYNGGTAEEGKFFPVGHMKEINYKGETVAETGAIGPFAFLKTMQNSTVVLWGSKIIKDAGDTYTIYYQKPTPGSQVLRPGLKFKVDNATFSQKFNFISLMLALFCGTAALPHILIRYYTVPSQAAARKSTIVAIAAIGFFYILTVFMGIGAMTNGVINIMDNNMSAPLLALSFGVVLFAIISSIAFATVLGTVSGLIVAASGAVAHDLMDNFLGMKMTDTGKVLAGKISAVVVGCIAIYLGIVFEGMNVSFLVGWAFALAASANLPAILMLLFWKKTTAKGVAWSIGVGLVSAMGLILISPDMYIRYGLLPSDAPISFNSPAAISIPLSFLALVIVSLMTQKDVVPEEAAETA
- a CDS encoding selenium metabolism-associated LysR family transcriptional regulator, which codes for MSDGALIDIRRLEIFCRVVEQQSFTKAAEATLLAQPTVSEHIRLLEESLGEKLLDRLGRQVLPTPAGDILYRYARRMLRLRDEAVQALADFRGKLSGHLTIGASTIPGAYLLPPLIRRFKEEHPEIRLTLRIAGSGRIRQDLAQGELELAIIGDQGRHPDLTAREIFADELILAAPPGHPLTRQEKVAPADLCRHPFLMREEGSGTRDVMTRALGEAGFDPARLDVVAEMGSSDAIRQGIKAGLGLSILSNLAVEEDLKNGALVRIPLTGVPMTRPFYLVQRKNRQLTPLAQTFLDFLPAHP
- a CDS encoding MauE/DoxX family redox-associated membrane protein, with the protein product MSSSRLPGLANLLLRLFLGGLFLWSGVVKLADPKAFAAVISRYDLVPEPLLPVVAIGLPLLEVLAGLATALNRRGGLEGIVAMLLLFIAVLWFGILHNLDIDCGCFSSAELGEQDGLREAFIRDWFLLALAFYLLYVRYRHSRPRTQPHPKETNMKKLAAILFLAVALGASATAPAQAAWGKKEVETEKIAATFAREVARGGYGIVTTDELNGWVKENKAMLIIDTMPFADSYVKQHIPGATQFEFPIPEMTEIDEATQAKFLELLGPDLNRPLVFYCGFTKCTRSHNGALWAVKLGYTNVYRCPGGIKAWDEAGFPVAKGEK
- the asnS gene encoding asparagine--tRNA ligase, with product MTTIYPPRTRIKDALAAEREVSELCVKGWVRTVRRSKEVAFLALNDGSCFASIQIVLEPTMAGFEEAARLGTGACVAVAGTLVPSPASGQRWEVKAARVEILGDADEEYPLQKKRHSLEYLRTIAHLRPRSNTFGAVFRVRSALSFAIHNFFRERGFLYVHTPIITANDCEGAGEMFRVTTLDPLKPPVKEAKVDWAEDFFGEKAGLTVSGQLQGELFATAFADIYTFGPTFRAENSHTSRHASEFWMIEPEMAFCDLAGDCALAEDFLRYLVTFALNECGEDLAFFDERVEKGLLAKLEALATARFERISYSEAVERLQSSGQSFEFPVEWGCDLQSEHERYLTEKVVGGPVFVTDYPAAIKAFYMRLNDDGKTVAAMDLLVPRVGEIIGGSQREDRHDVLLQRMAACKIVPESLPWYLDIRRWGSCPHAGFGLGFERLIMYLTGMENIRDVIPFPRTPGNAKF
- a CDS encoding peptide chain release factor 3 → MQKYNQQEVDCRRTFGIISHPDAGKTTLTEKLLLFGGAIQMAGAVKARKAARHATSDWMAMEQERGISVTSSVMKFNYRDYEVNLLDTPGHQDFSEDTYRVLTAVDSALMVIDSAKGVETQTRKLMEVCRMRNTPIITFINKLDREGLEPLDLLADIEETLQVECAPLSWPIGMGKRFKGTYNLYRKELLLFSPGKETRGSDLLRITDLSDPQLDQLLGSQAEELRHDIELLEGAANPFELEEYLKGNQTPVFFGSAINNFGVRELLDAFVELAPGPSARQTTTREVSPYEEAFSGFVFKIQANMDPMHRDRIAFMRICSGKFTRGMKMRHHRIGKDINVSNATIFMAQDRSNVEEAYPGDIIGVHNHGTIKIGDTFTDKEPLKFTGIPSFAPEHFRRVRLKNPLKVKQLEKGLVQLAEEGAVQLFRPLISSDYILGAVGVLQFDVIVSRLKNEYGVDALYEGIEYATARWIECADKKKLAEFEKKNQGSLALDAEGNLTYLASSDWRLGHVAEQWPEVKFHKTREHN